The Falco rusticolus isolate bFalRus1 chromosome 5, bFalRus1.pri, whole genome shotgun sequence genome has a segment encoding these proteins:
- the LOC119148412 gene encoding butyrophilin-like protein 9 isoform X4, with translation MKCFSERLFAQVQLLWTDGRGDNVTGTPLTSGTTTGNAGSSIILKPGSGNSMSCKIIDKLLKTSTESSVVIADVFFPATSPWLTAFVMLLLLSIFLVIAAIYKLRKNEKTITREKNAQMEIKKEIEELKEKLAEEQQRCQKESQDMSATIEKLQNEMEFRRAQSKAVTITLDETCLHPNTTSKMYHQPTLSSHHEIPPDTVVVATEGFSEKKHYWEVEVGDKPEWELGVVREDVRWKLRNKAKSTFLEGSLFSLQFSQGEYSLTGGKVVGSRIPCRVVGVLLDQQSDILYFFHVEEKCHLAFVPLNSSGKFYPFFSSGSNGK, from the exons ATGAAATGTTTCTCCGAGAGGTTGTTTGCCCAAGTCCAGCTGTTGTGGACAGATGGTAGAGGAGACAACGTTACCGGAACTCCTCTCACCAGTGGTACCACCACCGGTAACGCCGGCAGCTCCATCATTCTAAAACCAGGATCTGGAAACTCTATGTCCTGCAAAATAATTGATAAACTGTTGAAAACATCCACAGAGTCTTCTGTCGTTATTGCGG atgtcttcttccctgccacctccccttGGCTGACGGCGTTTGTCATGCTCCTGCTCTTGAGCATATTCCTGGTGATCGCCGCGATTTATAAGCTCAGAA AGAACGAGAAGACGATCACCCGCGAAA AAAATGCGCAAATGGAAATCAAAAAAG aGATTGAGGAACTCAAGGAAAAACTGG ctgaGGAGCAACAGAGGTGCCAGAAgg AAAGTCAAGACATGTCTGCCACAATCG aaaaactcCAGAATGAAATGG AGTTCAGGAGGGCCCAAAGCAAGGCAG TCACCATCACCCTGGATGAGACCTGCCTCCATCCCAACACCACCAGTAAGATGTACCACCAACCCACACTCTCCAGCCACCACGAGATCCCACCCGACACGGTGGTGGTGGCCACCGAAGGCTTTTCCGAGAAGAAACATTACTGGGAAGTGGAGGTGGGGGACAAACCGgagtgggagctgggggtggtGCGTGAGGATGTCCGGTGGAAACTGCGGAACAAAGCCAAGAGTACTTTCCTGGAGGGGAGCTTATTCAGTCTCCAGTTTTCCCAGGGAGAGTACAGCTTGACCGGTGGGAAGGTGGTAGGAAGTCGCATCCCCTGCAGGGTGGTCGGCGTTCTCCTGGATCAGCAATCAGATATCCTCTACTTCTTTCACGTTGAAGAAAAGTGCCACCTTGCGTTTGTCCCTCTTAATTCTTCCGGGAAATTCTACCCGTTCTTCAGCTCAGGCTCCAATGGCAAATAA
- the LOC119148412 gene encoding butyrophilin subfamily 2 member A1-like isoform X2: MGLSGQVTAVIFTFVLVSPHHPTAGVGHDPLLVLDGYEDSGIRMKCFSERLFAQVQLLWTDGRGDNVTGTPLTSGTTTGNAGSSIILKPGSGNSMSCKIIDKLLKTSTESSVVIADVFFPATSPWLTAFVMLLLLSIFLVIAAIYKLRKNEKTITREKNAQMEIKKEIEELKEKLAEEQQRCQKESQDMSATIEKLQNEMEFRRAQSKAVTITLDETCLHPNTTSKMYHQPTLSSHHEIPPDTVVVATEGFSEKKHYWEVEVGDKPEWELGVVREDVRWKLRNKAKSTFLEGSLFSLQFSQGEYSLTGGKVVGSRIPCRVVGVLLDQQSDILYFFHVEEKCHLAFVPLNSSGKFYPFFSSGSNGK; the protein is encoded by the exons ATGGGGCTCTCAGGCCAGGTGACGGCAGTCATCTTCACCTTCGTGTTGGTTTCTCCACATCACCCCACCGCAG GTGTTGGCCATGACCCGTTGCTTGTCTTGGATGGTTACGAGGACAGCGGTATTCGAATGAAATGTTTCTCCGAGAGGTTGTTTGCCCAAGTCCAGCTGTTGTGGACAGATGGTAGAGGAGACAACGTTACCGGAACTCCTCTCACCAGTGGTACCACCACCGGTAACGCCGGCAGCTCCATCATTCTAAAACCAGGATCTGGAAACTCTATGTCCTGCAAAATAATTGATAAACTGTTGAAAACATCCACAGAGTCTTCTGTCGTTATTGCGG atgtcttcttccctgccacctccccttGGCTGACGGCGTTTGTCATGCTCCTGCTCTTGAGCATATTCCTGGTGATCGCCGCGATTTATAAGCTCAGAA AGAACGAGAAGACGATCACCCGCGAAA AAAATGCGCAAATGGAAATCAAAAAAG aGATTGAGGAACTCAAGGAAAAACTGG ctgaGGAGCAACAGAGGTGCCAGAAgg AAAGTCAAGACATGTCTGCCACAATCG aaaaactcCAGAATGAAATGG AGTTCAGGAGGGCCCAAAGCAAGGCAG TCACCATCACCCTGGATGAGACCTGCCTCCATCCCAACACCACCAGTAAGATGTACCACCAACCCACACTCTCCAGCCACCACGAGATCCCACCCGACACGGTGGTGGTGGCCACCGAAGGCTTTTCCGAGAAGAAACATTACTGGGAAGTGGAGGTGGGGGACAAACCGgagtgggagctgggggtggtGCGTGAGGATGTCCGGTGGAAACTGCGGAACAAAGCCAAGAGTACTTTCCTGGAGGGGAGCTTATTCAGTCTCCAGTTTTCCCAGGGAGAGTACAGCTTGACCGGTGGGAAGGTGGTAGGAAGTCGCATCCCCTGCAGGGTGGTCGGCGTTCTCCTGGATCAGCAATCAGATATCCTCTACTTCTTTCACGTTGAAGAAAAGTGCCACCTTGCGTTTGTCCCTCTTAATTCTTCCGGGAAATTCTACCCGTTCTTCAGCTCAGGCTCCAATGGCAAATAA
- the LOC119148412 gene encoding butyrophilin subfamily 2 member A1-like isoform X1: protein MVNCCLGMGLSGQVTAVIFTFVLVSPHHPTAGVGHDPLLVLDGYEDSGIRMKCFSERLFAQVQLLWTDGRGDNVTGTPLTSGTTTGNAGSSIILKPGSGNSMSCKIIDKLLKTSTESSVVIADVFFPATSPWLTAFVMLLLLSIFLVIAAIYKLRKNEKTITREKNAQMEIKKEIEELKEKLAEEQQRCQKESQDMSATIEKLQNEMEFRRAQSKAVTITLDETCLHPNTTSKMYHQPTLSSHHEIPPDTVVVATEGFSEKKHYWEVEVGDKPEWELGVVREDVRWKLRNKAKSTFLEGSLFSLQFSQGEYSLTGGKVVGSRIPCRVVGVLLDQQSDILYFFHVEEKCHLAFVPLNSSGKFYPFFSSGSNGK from the exons ATGGTGAACTGCTGCTTGG GTATGGGGCTCTCAGGCCAGGTGACGGCAGTCATCTTCACCTTCGTGTTGGTTTCTCCACATCACCCCACCGCAG GTGTTGGCCATGACCCGTTGCTTGTCTTGGATGGTTACGAGGACAGCGGTATTCGAATGAAATGTTTCTCCGAGAGGTTGTTTGCCCAAGTCCAGCTGTTGTGGACAGATGGTAGAGGAGACAACGTTACCGGAACTCCTCTCACCAGTGGTACCACCACCGGTAACGCCGGCAGCTCCATCATTCTAAAACCAGGATCTGGAAACTCTATGTCCTGCAAAATAATTGATAAACTGTTGAAAACATCCACAGAGTCTTCTGTCGTTATTGCGG atgtcttcttccctgccacctccccttGGCTGACGGCGTTTGTCATGCTCCTGCTCTTGAGCATATTCCTGGTGATCGCCGCGATTTATAAGCTCAGAA AGAACGAGAAGACGATCACCCGCGAAA AAAATGCGCAAATGGAAATCAAAAAAG aGATTGAGGAACTCAAGGAAAAACTGG ctgaGGAGCAACAGAGGTGCCAGAAgg AAAGTCAAGACATGTCTGCCACAATCG aaaaactcCAGAATGAAATGG AGTTCAGGAGGGCCCAAAGCAAGGCAG TCACCATCACCCTGGATGAGACCTGCCTCCATCCCAACACCACCAGTAAGATGTACCACCAACCCACACTCTCCAGCCACCACGAGATCCCACCCGACACGGTGGTGGTGGCCACCGAAGGCTTTTCCGAGAAGAAACATTACTGGGAAGTGGAGGTGGGGGACAAACCGgagtgggagctgggggtggtGCGTGAGGATGTCCGGTGGAAACTGCGGAACAAAGCCAAGAGTACTTTCCTGGAGGGGAGCTTATTCAGTCTCCAGTTTTCCCAGGGAGAGTACAGCTTGACCGGTGGGAAGGTGGTAGGAAGTCGCATCCCCTGCAGGGTGGTCGGCGTTCTCCTGGATCAGCAATCAGATATCCTCTACTTCTTTCACGTTGAAGAAAAGTGCCACCTTGCGTTTGTCCCTCTTAATTCTTCCGGGAAATTCTACCCGTTCTTCAGCTCAGGCTCCAATGGCAAATAA
- the LOC119148412 gene encoding butyrophilin-like protein 9 isoform X3 — protein MVNCCLGMGLSGQVTAVIFTFVLVSPHHPTAGVGHDPLLVLDGYEDSGIRMKCFSERLFAQVQLLWTDGRGDNVTGTPLTSGTTTGNAGSSIILKPGSGNSMSCKIIDKLLKTSTESSVVIADVFFPATSPWLTAFVMLLLLSIFLVIAAIYKLRKNEKTITREKNAQMEIKKEIEELKEKLAEEQQRCQKESQDMSATIEKLQNEMVTITLDETCLHPNTTSKMYHQPTLSSHHEIPPDTVVVATEGFSEKKHYWEVEVGDKPEWELGVVREDVRWKLRNKAKSTFLEGSLFSLQFSQGEYSLTGGKVVGSRIPCRVVGVLLDQQSDILYFFHVEEKCHLAFVPLNSSGKFYPFFSSGSNGK, from the exons ATGGTGAACTGCTGCTTGG GTATGGGGCTCTCAGGCCAGGTGACGGCAGTCATCTTCACCTTCGTGTTGGTTTCTCCACATCACCCCACCGCAG GTGTTGGCCATGACCCGTTGCTTGTCTTGGATGGTTACGAGGACAGCGGTATTCGAATGAAATGTTTCTCCGAGAGGTTGTTTGCCCAAGTCCAGCTGTTGTGGACAGATGGTAGAGGAGACAACGTTACCGGAACTCCTCTCACCAGTGGTACCACCACCGGTAACGCCGGCAGCTCCATCATTCTAAAACCAGGATCTGGAAACTCTATGTCCTGCAAAATAATTGATAAACTGTTGAAAACATCCACAGAGTCTTCTGTCGTTATTGCGG atgtcttcttccctgccacctccccttGGCTGACGGCGTTTGTCATGCTCCTGCTCTTGAGCATATTCCTGGTGATCGCCGCGATTTATAAGCTCAGAA AGAACGAGAAGACGATCACCCGCGAAA AAAATGCGCAAATGGAAATCAAAAAAG aGATTGAGGAACTCAAGGAAAAACTGG ctgaGGAGCAACAGAGGTGCCAGAAgg AAAGTCAAGACATGTCTGCCACAATCG aaaaactcCAGAATGAAATGG TCACCATCACCCTGGATGAGACCTGCCTCCATCCCAACACCACCAGTAAGATGTACCACCAACCCACACTCTCCAGCCACCACGAGATCCCACCCGACACGGTGGTGGTGGCCACCGAAGGCTTTTCCGAGAAGAAACATTACTGGGAAGTGGAGGTGGGGGACAAACCGgagtgggagctgggggtggtGCGTGAGGATGTCCGGTGGAAACTGCGGAACAAAGCCAAGAGTACTTTCCTGGAGGGGAGCTTATTCAGTCTCCAGTTTTCCCAGGGAGAGTACAGCTTGACCGGTGGGAAGGTGGTAGGAAGTCGCATCCCCTGCAGGGTGGTCGGCGTTCTCCTGGATCAGCAATCAGATATCCTCTACTTCTTTCACGTTGAAGAAAAGTGCCACCTTGCGTTTGTCCCTCTTAATTCTTCCGGGAAATTCTACCCGTTCTTCAGCTCAGGCTCCAATGGCAAATAA